In one Winogradskyella sp. MH6 genomic region, the following are encoded:
- a CDS encoding lipid-A-disaccharide synthase N-terminal domain-containing protein, protein MKDWIIYSIGFFAQILFSSRLLIQWVTSEKQRKVITPTTFWTLSLVASFLLFIYGYLRLDFAIMLGQSLTYFIYIRNLQLQGQWQKFPKLVQILLFIVPVLIVIFYYNNNKIDIELLFKNEAIPTWLLVLGIVAQVIFTLRFVYQWIHSERHKESSLPMGFWVLSLIGASLILTYAIIRKDPVLFVGHLFGMMIYARNAYLIRKTND, encoded by the coding sequence ATGAAAGACTGGATTATTTATAGCATAGGTTTTTTTGCGCAGATACTGTTCTCGTCCAGATTGCTCATTCAATGGGTTACATCCGAAAAACAACGTAAAGTTATTACACCAACAACGTTTTGGACCCTTAGCTTAGTTGCATCATTCTTGTTATTTATTTATGGGTATTTACGTTTAGATTTTGCCATTATGCTTGGCCAGAGTTTAACGTATTTTATCTATATCCGAAATTTACAATTGCAAGGGCAATGGCAAAAGTTCCCTAAGCTGGTTCAAATATTGCTATTTATTGTTCCTGTTCTTATTGTGATTTTTTATTACAACAACAATAAGATTGATATAGAGCTGCTATTTAAAAACGAAGCCATACCAACGTGGCTGCTTGTTTTAGGCATTGTAGCTCAGGTGATTTTCACTTTGCGTTTTGTGTACCAATGGATTCATTCAGAACGACATAAAGAATCTTCTTTGCCAATGGGTTTTTGGGTATTGAGTTTAATTGGCGCATCATTAATCTTAACCTATGCTATTATTAGAAAAGATCCTGTGTTGTTTGTTGGTCATCTTTTCGGTATGATGATATATGCCAGAAACGCTTATCTTATAAGAAAAACCAATGATTAA
- a CDS encoding ArnT family glycosyltransferase — protein sequence MIKLIEKYPIASLLLFVLVMLGFTIDAIPVSIMEARNFISAREMLMDDNWILTTMNGEARYEKPPLPTWITAFFGMLFGIKSVLALRWPALLFLASIGISTYLISKKLELTKSHSLINGFIVLSSFYVIGITIEAPWDIYTHGFMIMALFQLFIMLKQQKTSILNSLLFVLFIAGSILSKGPVSLYVLFLSFVIAYAIALKPKGNLLHFLKLISLLIFGIVLGGWWYMHVRIADAETFAAIAAKETSNWSSYNVRPFYYYWSFFVQSGLWTIPAFISLLYPYLKSRVSNLKAYRFSFFWTIIAVILLSVIPEKKSRYLMPVLIPLAFNIGFYIEYLIREFKNLKDKRETFPVYFHFGLIGMIGILFWISEFFIGSFIFSDYAVRYVITSIVLISIGVFIFQYLKKKNIKTVFYLCIALMLSLGFFALPLANLNVQDDYKPISELQNIKIDLYHLDYIAPEMIYNYGDKIPSIKADEGYHIPIEKTFHLLTRTKQPDTIEVLSKLYKIEFINTYDLNRASKDSRAYNKRLVNQLYKLTLK from the coding sequence ATGATTAAGCTGATAGAAAAATATCCTATTGCAAGCCTTTTACTTTTTGTATTGGTAATGCTTGGTTTTACCATAGATGCGATTCCTGTGAGTATTATGGAAGCTCGGAATTTTATTTCGGCAAGAGAAATGCTTATGGATGACAACTGGATTTTAACTACCATGAATGGTGAAGCACGCTACGAAAAACCACCTTTACCAACCTGGATTACTGCTTTTTTCGGTATGCTTTTCGGGATAAAATCTGTGTTAGCGCTGCGATGGCCTGCCCTTTTATTTTTAGCAAGTATTGGCATTTCAACATATTTAATTTCGAAAAAATTAGAACTGACGAAATCGCATAGCCTTATCAACGGGTTTATAGTATTGAGTTCATTCTATGTTATTGGCATTACTATTGAAGCACCTTGGGATATTTACACACACGGCTTTATGATTATGGCTTTATTTCAGCTGTTTATTATGTTGAAGCAACAAAAAACAAGCATACTCAACAGTCTTTTATTTGTGCTGTTTATTGCAGGTTCAATATTATCTAAAGGTCCTGTATCATTGTATGTGCTGTTCCTATCCTTCGTTATTGCTTACGCTATTGCACTAAAACCAAAAGGCAATCTGTTGCACTTCTTAAAACTTATTAGCTTATTGATATTCGGAATTGTGCTTGGTGGTTGGTGGTACATGCATGTACGTATTGCAGATGCTGAAACTTTTGCTGCCATTGCTGCTAAAGAAACATCGAACTGGAGCAGCTATAATGTAAGACCATTTTATTATTACTGGAGCTTTTTTGTGCAAAGTGGATTGTGGACCATTCCTGCGTTTATAAGTCTGTTATATCCTTATTTAAAGTCGCGCGTATCTAATCTAAAAGCCTATCGTTTTAGTTTCTTCTGGACGATAATTGCTGTAATATTATTATCTGTAATTCCTGAAAAAAAATCGCGCTACCTTATGCCAGTGCTAATTCCGTTAGCTTTTAATATTGGTTTTTATATCGAATATTTAATCAGAGAATTCAAAAACTTAAAAGACAAACGCGAAACATTCCCTGTGTATTTTCACTTTGGTTTAATAGGAATGATTGGTATACTGTTTTGGATATCTGAATTCTTTATAGGCTCTTTCATTTTTAGTGATTATGCCGTTAGATATGTCATAACTTCCATTGTACTGATTAGTATTGGTGTTTTCATCTTTCAATATTTGAAGAAAAAGAACATCAAAACCGTTTTCTATTTATGTATTGCCTTGATGCTTAGTTTAGGTTTTTTCGCTTTACCGTTAGCAAACTTGAATGTTCAAGACGATTACAAACCTATTTCAGAATTACAGAACATAAAAATTGATCTGTACCATTTAGATTATATAGCGCCTGAAATGATTTATAATTATGGTGATAAAATACCGAGTATTAAAGCAGACGAAGGCTACCATATTCCTATTGAAAAAACATTTCATCTACTGACCAGAACCAAGCAACCAGATACGATTGAGGTACTTTCAAAATTGTATAAAATAGAATTTATAAATACTTACGACCTTAATCGTGCCTCCAAGGATTCGAGAGCCTATAACAAGCGACTGGTCAATCAGTTATACAAACTTACTCTGAAATAA
- a CDS encoding phosphatase PAP2 family protein, whose translation MLDKLLDLDTELFVYLNGLGSPTWDGMWLAITHEFTFAPLYAILLFLIYRKLGWKALLFIIVTIALMILFTDQTTNLVKRSVLRFRPCACDEIKDSIRFIAERCSSNRSFFSGHASNSMAAAVFGGLVLRPYFKNLIFILLFWAFLVAYSRIYVGVHFPIDILAGMTFGALAGFGFYKLNKYILKRFISE comes from the coding sequence ATGCTAGACAAACTTTTAGACTTAGATACCGAACTTTTTGTATACCTCAATGGTCTTGGCTCACCAACTTGGGATGGTATGTGGTTGGCCATTACGCATGAGTTTACCTTTGCTCCACTATATGCGATATTACTTTTTTTAATTTATAGAAAATTAGGGTGGAAGGCCTTGTTGTTTATCATTGTGACCATTGCCTTAATGATTTTATTTACAGACCAAACTACTAATTTGGTAAAGCGTTCGGTATTGCGTTTTAGACCTTGTGCTTGCGATGAGATAAAGGACAGCATTCGTTTTATAGCAGAACGTTGTAGTAGCAATCGTAGTTTTTTCTCTGGCCATGCATCTAACTCTATGGCTGCAGCTGTTTTTGGTGGTTTAGTCTTGCGACCTTACTTTAAAAACCTCATATTTATTCTGTTATTTTGGGCGTTTTTAGTGGCTTACAGTCGTATTTACGTTGGTGTGCACTTTCCGATAGATATTTTAGCAGGAATGACTTTTGGTGCTTTAGCTGGCTTTGGTTTTTATAAGCTTAACAAGTATATCTTAAAGCGATTTATTTCAGAGTAA
- a CDS encoding MATE family efflux transporter → MVLSNYTKEFQYNLKLASPVMLGMLGHTFVSFVDNVMVGQLGSAELAAVSLGNSFIFIAMSLGIGFSTAITPLVAEADTEQNFVKGKSAFKHGFFLCTVLGILLFLLELLAKPLMYVMDQPEEVVELAIPYLDLVAFSLVPLIVFQAFKQFSDGMSLTKYPMYATLVANILNVAINYVLIFGKFGFPQMGIVGAAVGTLVSRFAMLFFLWWLLAKRHRSRAYVTNIKFFKLSKQPLKKLTNLGLPSAMQMFFEVAIFTAAIWLSGLLGKNAQAANQIALNLSSMTFMVAMGLSVAAMVRVGNQKGLKDYKNLKRIAESIFFVGFIFAVIFALLFVIFHKALPDLYVDLDDPANAMDTAEVVKIAATLLLASAVFQISDSLQVIALGALRGLQDVKIPTIITFISYWVIGFPISYYLGKEDAYGSLGIWMGLLAGLSAAALLLFIRFRYLTKKLITQQAE, encoded by the coding sequence ATGGTTTTAAGCAACTACACTAAAGAATTTCAATACAACCTAAAACTGGCATCACCAGTAATGTTAGGTATGCTTGGGCATACCTTTGTGAGCTTTGTAGATAATGTGATGGTTGGGCAATTGGGCTCGGCAGAGTTGGCTGCTGTGTCTTTGGGTAATAGCTTTATTTTTATTGCCATGTCTTTGGGTATTGGCTTTTCTACAGCCATTACACCTTTGGTTGCTGAGGCAGATACAGAGCAAAACTTCGTTAAAGGGAAATCGGCTTTTAAGCATGGGTTTTTCTTATGTACGGTTTTAGGTATCCTTCTGTTTTTATTAGAGTTGCTTGCCAAACCACTTATGTATGTTATGGATCAGCCAGAAGAAGTGGTAGAGCTCGCTATTCCGTATTTAGATTTGGTCGCCTTTTCTTTGGTACCGCTTATCGTGTTTCAGGCGTTTAAACAGTTTAGCGATGGTATGTCCTTAACCAAATACCCAATGTATGCCACGTTGGTAGCTAACATTCTAAACGTAGCCATTAACTATGTACTTATTTTTGGGAAATTTGGGTTTCCTCAAATGGGTATTGTTGGAGCTGCCGTTGGGACTTTGGTGTCGCGCTTTGCCATGTTGTTCTTCTTATGGTGGCTGTTGGCAAAACGTCATAGGTCTAGAGCCTATGTGACCAATATAAAATTCTTTAAACTCAGTAAACAACCTCTAAAAAAGCTCACCAACTTAGGGTTGCCAAGTGCCATGCAGATGTTTTTTGAGGTGGCTATTTTTACAGCAGCAATTTGGCTTAGTGGATTGTTGGGTAAAAATGCACAGGCTGCCAATCAGATTGCACTCAACTTATCATCCATGACTTTTATGGTGGCTATGGGATTGAGTGTTGCGGCTATGGTGCGTGTTGGTAATCAAAAAGGGTTAAAGGATTATAAAAACCTAAAACGTATTGCAGAATCTATCTTTTTTGTTGGGTTTATATTCGCAGTCATTTTTGCGTTGCTGTTTGTGATTTTTCATAAAGCACTACCAGATTTGTATGTGGATTTAGACGATCCTGCTAATGCCATGGACACCGCTGAGGTGGTAAAAATCGCAGCGACTTTGTTACTGGCTTCGGCAGTGTTTCAAATTAGTGATAGTTTGCAAGTTATTGCGCTTGGTGCACTTCGTGGTTTGCAAGATGTTAAGATTCCGACCATCATCACCTTTATTTCGTATTGGGTGATTGGTTTTCCGATTAGTTACTATTTAGGCAAAGAAGACGCTTATGGTAGCTTGGGTATTTGGATGGGCTTATTGGCTGGCTTAAGTGCTGCGGCTTTATTGCTATTTATTCGTTTTCGTTATTTGACGAAGAAGTTGATTACTCAACAAGCTGAATAA
- a CDS encoding NAD(P)H-dependent flavin oxidoreductase codes for MANRITELFNIQYPIVQAGMIWNSGWRLASAASNAGILGLIGAGSMYPDVLREHIQKCKAATDKPFGVNVPMLYPNIEEIMDIIVEEGVKIVFTSAGNPKTWTSWLQERGITVVHVVSSVKFALKAQDAGVDAVVAEGFEAGGHNGRDETTTLTLIPMVKEHLEIPLIAAGGIATGKAMLACMVLGADGVQVGSRFVASEESSAHQDFKQVVVDAKEGDTQLTLKELAPVRLVKNKFFNDLQELYKTAPTPEQLKELLGRARAKRGMFEGDLDDGELEIGQIAGLIHDIKPVADIVNDMVTEFEEAKKQVTLL; via the coding sequence ATGGCAAACAGAATCACAGAACTTTTCAATATACAATATCCAATCGTACAAGCAGGCATGATCTGGAACAGCGGTTGGCGACTCGCCTCAGCAGCAAGTAATGCTGGCATTTTAGGCTTAATAGGCGCAGGCTCTATGTATCCAGATGTGTTGCGCGAGCACATCCAAAAATGTAAAGCTGCAACCGACAAACCTTTTGGCGTGAACGTGCCAATGCTATATCCAAACATTGAAGAAATTATGGATATCATTGTTGAAGAAGGAGTAAAGATTGTATTCACCTCTGCCGGAAATCCGAAAACATGGACCAGCTGGTTACAAGAGCGTGGCATTACTGTGGTACATGTGGTGAGTAGTGTAAAGTTTGCGCTCAAAGCCCAAGACGCAGGAGTAGATGCTGTGGTGGCAGAAGGTTTTGAAGCAGGAGGACATAATGGTAGAGACGAAACTACCACGCTCACTTTAATCCCAATGGTAAAAGAGCACTTAGAAATTCCATTAATTGCCGCAGGTGGTATTGCCACCGGAAAAGCCATGTTAGCTTGTATGGTTCTGGGAGCCGATGGAGTACAGGTTGGTAGCCGCTTTGTGGCGAGTGAAGAGTCTTCTGCACACCAAGATTTTAAACAAGTTGTGGTGGATGCTAAAGAGGGCGATACACAATTGACCTTAAAAGAACTTGCACCTGTAAGATTGGTGAAAAACAAATTCTTTAACGATCTACAAGAGTTGTATAAAACTGCACCAACACCAGAGCAGCTCAAAGAACTTTTAGGACGTGCCAGAGCCAAACGTGGTATGTTTGAAGGTGATTTAGACGATGGAGAGCTAGAAATTGGCCAAATCGCAGGATTAATCCACGACATTAAACCTGTTGCAGATATTGTAAACGACATGGTAACTGAGTTTGAGGAGGCGAAAAAGCAGGTGACTTTACTCTAA
- a CDS encoding S8 family serine peptidase encodes MNRTLPLLLLLLITINSYAQEDAWVYLTDKPNEAAALANPISILTQKALDRKQNHGIAIDTRDVPVHEPYITTLKSQTGITVMAKSKWFNAVHVRGAETDISALLNLSFVDSIDFADNGLDLGSRSSALQDKLNIEDESIVFTYGDTQNQIEMINVDNLHLDDFTGEGITVAVLDAGFPNVNTMSAFQRLRDNGDLLDGYDFVNRTEAVYDNIASSHGTKVLSTMAAFVQDEFVGTAPDASYYLFITEDATGENPVEESYWVEAAERADSLGVDLINTSLGYTEYDNPNYNYTPADMNGQTAFITKGATIASEKGILVVVSAGNSGATTWQTVSAPADSPDVLSVGAVDANGDYVAFSSQGSAAQVGYQKPDVVARGGAAYVVSENDVITQNNGTSLSGPILCGGIASLWQAVPELSPTEVMDYVRQSASQYTMPDDFLGYGIPDLALARTLGVEEEAFNSFSVYPNPVKDELKFNIPIESNPLKITIYTSLGQEVKTVKLGQNVSNINVANLSSGIYVMKLSAERQSKTFKFIKE; translated from the coding sequence ATGAATAGAACATTACCATTGCTTTTATTGCTCCTCATCACAATAAACAGCTACGCACAAGAAGATGCTTGGGTTTACCTTACCGACAAGCCTAATGAAGCTGCTGCTTTAGCAAATCCAATTTCCATACTTACTCAAAAAGCGTTAGATAGAAAACAAAATCATGGCATTGCCATCGATACCAGAGATGTGCCAGTACATGAACCATATATTACAACGCTTAAAAGTCAAACAGGCATTACAGTTATGGCAAAATCTAAATGGTTTAATGCTGTACACGTCAGAGGTGCAGAAACCGATATTTCAGCATTACTAAATCTGAGTTTTGTAGATAGTATCGACTTTGCTGACAATGGATTGGATCTAGGTTCACGTTCATCAGCACTTCAGGATAAATTAAATATTGAAGACGAGAGCATTGTGTTTACCTATGGTGATACACAAAATCAGATAGAAATGATCAATGTAGACAATTTGCACCTTGATGATTTTACAGGAGAAGGTATTACCGTTGCGGTTTTAGATGCTGGTTTTCCAAATGTTAATACCATGTCTGCCTTTCAGCGCTTACGCGATAATGGAGATTTGCTAGACGGCTACGATTTTGTAAATCGAACAGAAGCGGTTTATGATAACATTGCCAGTTCTCATGGCACAAAAGTGTTGAGTACTATGGCAGCATTTGTTCAGGATGAGTTTGTGGGTACAGCACCAGATGCATCTTATTATTTGTTTATTACCGAAGATGCTACTGGTGAAAATCCAGTAGAAGAAAGTTATTGGGTAGAAGCTGCCGAACGTGCAGATAGCTTGGGTGTCGATTTAATAAATACCTCTTTGGGTTACACGGAATATGATAATCCGAATTACAATTATACACCTGCAGACATGAACGGTCAAACCGCTTTTATTACTAAAGGTGCCACTATTGCCTCAGAAAAAGGGATTTTGGTGGTTGTAAGTGCAGGTAACTCAGGTGCCACAACTTGGCAAACCGTTAGTGCACCAGCGGATTCTCCAGATGTGCTATCTGTTGGAGCTGTAGATGCCAATGGAGATTACGTGGCATTTAGTTCACAAGGTAGTGCTGCGCAAGTCGGTTATCAAAAACCAGATGTTGTTGCTCGTGGTGGAGCTGCTTATGTGGTTAGTGAAAATGATGTCATTACTCAAAATAATGGGACATCGTTGAGTGGTCCTATTTTATGTGGTGGTATTGCCTCGTTATGGCAAGCTGTACCTGAATTGTCACCAACCGAAGTGATGGATTACGTGAGGCAATCGGCTTCGCAATACACCATGCCAGATGATTTTTTAGGGTATGGTATTCCAGATTTGGCATTGGCAAGAACCCTAGGAGTAGAAGAGGAGGCTTTCAATAGTTTTAGTGTTTATCCGAATCCTGTGAAAGATGAATTAAAATTCAATATACCTATTGAAAGTAATCCTCTAAAAATTACCATTTACACTTCGTTAGGGCAGGAAGTGAAAACCGTGAAGTTAGGCCAGAATGTTTCCAATATTAACGTGGCGAATTTATCATCTGGAATTTATGTGATGAAGCTTTCTGCAGAACGTCAATCCAAAACGTTTAAGTTTATTAAAGAATAG
- the mnmA gene encoding tRNA 2-thiouridine(34) synthase MnmA: MKRVIVGLSGGVDSSVAAYLLKEQGYEVIGLFMKNWHDDSVTISDECPWLEDSNDAMLVADKLGIPFQTVDLSVQYKERIVDYMFNEYEKGRTPNPDVLCNREIKFDVFMDIAMDLGADYVATGHYCRKSTIEKDGKEIHQLLAGKDNNKDQSYFLCQLSQDQLTKALFPIGELTKPEVREIAKAQDLITAEKKDSQGLCFIGKVRLPDFLQQQLKPKEGVIVEVEDSLEVYNRTHPEFTSKESELAYLAKKPEYALSDGKVVGKHQGAHYFTKGQRKGLAVGGTKEPLFVIETDVEENVIYTGQGKNHPGLLRNVLFVSNDELHWIREDLALNEGETMDVMARIRYRQPLEKATLHKVASGLYVEFENKQSAITEGQFVAWYNNDELLGSGVIS, from the coding sequence ATGAAAAGAGTAATAGTAGGACTTTCAGGAGGTGTAGATTCTAGCGTTGCAGCATATCTTTTAAAAGAGCAAGGCTACGAAGTTATTGGCTTGTTTATGAAAAACTGGCACGATGATTCTGTAACCATTTCAGATGAATGCCCTTGGTTAGAGGATAGCAACGATGCCATGTTGGTAGCGGACAAATTAGGTATTCCTTTTCAAACAGTAGATTTAAGCGTGCAATATAAAGAGCGTATTGTAGACTATATGTTTAATGAATACGAAAAAGGTCGTACACCAAATCCTGATGTATTATGTAATCGCGAAATTAAGTTCGATGTCTTTATGGACATTGCTATGGATTTAGGTGCAGATTATGTGGCTACAGGACACTATTGTCGTAAATCTACAATCGAAAAAGACGGTAAAGAAATTCATCAGCTTTTAGCCGGAAAAGATAACAACAAAGATCAGTCTTACTTTTTATGTCAGTTGTCGCAAGATCAATTAACAAAAGCTTTATTCCCAATTGGTGAATTAACCAAGCCAGAGGTTAGAGAAATAGCTAAGGCTCAAGATTTAATAACCGCAGAGAAAAAGGATTCACAAGGCTTATGTTTTATTGGTAAAGTTAGACTTCCGGACTTTTTGCAGCAGCAGCTTAAACCAAAAGAAGGTGTTATTGTTGAGGTTGAGGATTCTCTCGAAGTTTATAACCGAACACATCCAGAGTTTACCTCAAAAGAAAGTGAGTTAGCATACTTAGCCAAAAAACCAGAATACGCCTTATCTGATGGAAAAGTAGTTGGCAAGCATCAAGGCGCACATTACTTTACTAAAGGACAACGTAAAGGTTTAGCAGTTGGTGGAACCAAAGAGCCTTTGTTCGTCATTGAAACTGACGTTGAAGAAAATGTGATTTATACAGGTCAAGGTAAAAATCATCCTGGGTTATTACGAAACGTACTCTTTGTGTCTAATGATGAATTGCACTGGATTCGTGAGGATTTAGCCTTAAACGAAGGTGAAACTATGGATGTGATGGCAAGAATACGTTACAGACAACCTTTAGAAAAAGCAACACTACATAAAGTCGCTTCAGGATTGTATGTAGAATTCGAAAACAAACAATCTGCTATTACCGAAGGTCAATTTGTGGCTTGGTACAACAACGATGAGTTGTTAGGTTCAGGCGTGATTTCATAA